CCAAAAAAAAGAATTCATTTGCCGGCAAAAAAAGATTCAAAAGATAGGCATCCATGAATGACACCATTGCCGCAATCGCAACGCCTTTTGGCAGCGGTGGTATCGGGGTTATCCGGATGTCCGGTCCCGATGCCGTGGCCATTGCGGCCCAGTTTTTTTCCAGAACCCGGACGGGTCCTCCTTTTACCGGAAATCTGAAAACCCATCAGGTCTATCACGGATATTTTCTGGACAGCGGGGAAGTCATTGATGAGGTGCTGCTCATTTTCATGCGCGGGCCGAAGTCCTATACCGCCGAGGATGTGGTGGAAATCCAGGCCCATTCCGGCACCGTGGTTCTTAAAAAGATTCTGGAATGTCTGCTGACCGGCGGGGCCCGCCTGGCAGATCCCGGCGAGTTCACCCGGCGTGCTTTTTTAAATCAGCGCATTGATCTGACCCAGGCGGAAGCCGTGGCAGACATCATCAACGCCCGGTCCACAGCCGCTTTAAAATTTGCTGCGGCCCAGAACACAGGAGTATTGAAACAGCAGATTCAGGAAATGCGAAACCAGCTGATCCAGGTGCTGTCCCAGGTGGAAGTGAGCATTGATTTCCCCGATGATGCGCCCCAGGAAACTGACACATCCCAAAGAACAACCGACATCGATTTTGTCATGGACCGGTGCCGGGAATTCATCCGGCAGCATGAAGAAGCCTGTTTTCTGAAAGAAGGGATTTGTCTGGCCATCTGCGGCAAACCCAATGTGGGAAAATCCAGTCTCATGAACCGGCTGCTGTCCCGGGAAAAATCCATTGTCACGGCCCTTCCCGGAACCACCCGGGACCCCATCCAGGAAGCCATGACCATGAACGGGATCCCTTTTGTGGTCACAGACACGGCCGGCATTCATGACACGGACGACCTGGTGGAAATCATCGGCATTGAACGGGCCAAAGATCATATCCGGGGGGCGGATCTGGTATTGTTTATGGTGGAACCCGGAACGGCCCTGTCTGAAATGGAATTTAAAAAAATGGTGCCCCTGGATAAACGCATGCTTGTGGTGGTGAACAAAATCGATCTGACCCGGGACACGAACGGGCAGGCCAAACCCGGTGGACCCGGACTGCCTGAACTGCCGGAAATCTGCGATCAGATTCCAAAGATTCATATTTCCGCGCTTCACAACCAGGGGATTCAACCACTCAAAGACAAAATCATGCAGCTTTGCATCGGCGATCTGACCATGGACGGTTCAGCCGTGATTCCCAACCTTCGGCACAAAACCGCGTTAACCAAAGCGCTGTCTTTTCTTGAATCCGCAAAACAGGGTCTGTTGACCGGGCAGCCGGAAGAGACCCTGGCCATTGATTTAAAAAACAGCATTGACCTGCTGGGCAGCATTACCGGTGAAACCGCATCAATTGATATACTGGATACGATTTTTAACAATTTCTGTATCGGAAAATAAAGGATTACACCCATGACACTGGATCTGAAAAAACATTTTACACAATATGAAGCCCTGGTTCAGGTGGTGGACGGGATATTTGACCGGGTGAAACAGGAATTTCCCAAAGAAGTGTTCTGCCGGGAAAAATGCAGCGACTGCTGTTACGCCATTTTTGACATGCCCCTGATCGAAGCCCTTTACCTGAAATCCAAATTTCTGGAAAAATTTTCCGGCAAAGAAAAAAACGATCTGCTGGAAATTGCCGACAAAACCGACCGGGCCCTGGTCAAACTCAAACGGGATGCGTACAAAAAAGTGCAAAAAGGCGCGGACCAGCTGGAAATTGTGGGCCGCATGTCCCAGGAACGGGTGCGCTGCCCCCTGCTGGGATCTGACAATTTGTGCCTGCTGTATGAATTTCGGCCCATTACCTGCCGCATCTACGGCATTCCCACGTCCACGGCCGGTAAAAGCCATATCTGCGGACGGACCAATTTTATCCAGGGAAACGCTTATCCCACGCTGAATATGGACAAGATCTATACCCAGCTTCAACTGATTTCCGCACAGCTCATTAAAGACATCCATTCCCGGAACATCAAAATGCATGAAATGCTGATACCGGTTTCCATGGCCCTGATCACGGATTTCAACGAAGACTATTTAGGGGTGCCCCAGAATGGATAATTTCACCAGAGAACAGATCGAAGAAAAGAAAAAAGCCATTTTCGATGCCATGGGCAAACGGGGCCAGCGCCAGATCCTGAAAAAAGGGTATGACAAATGGGACCCGTTCCAGGAACCCAAAGATCCCATCGATATCCGGAAAGACAAGACCAAGCGGACCTCCCAGGTGCTGATCCGGGAATTTCTGTCCCAGGCCGACCCGGACACCTACACCAACTCCTTTGCCCAGGGAGCCCTGGAAATGTGTCTGGGCATCATCAATGAAGAGGAAAAAATCAGAGGGATGTTCGAGTTTGCCTGCTGGTACAAAAACCTGCTCAAAATAGAAGGACATGACCCCCTTTGACCGAAAGGCCGTTCTGGCCATCCTGGACCATGCCGACACCCGGTTAACGGCCCGGGCCTATGTGCATGACATCGCCGCTGCCATGCACATCCCTGTGTCAGAAGCCAAAACCGTTCTCAAAACCCTGGTCAACCATCAGGATGTCACGTATCAGGAAATTTTCGGCACCACCAGTGTCATTAGAAATTTTCAGAAACCCGTCCAAGTAACGGACCATTTTGTGCTGACACCGCCGGACATTTCGTACGGGTCAGGCCGTCAGGATCTGCATGTCATCCGCCTGGAACCGGGCATCTCCTTCGGGTCCGGCCATCACCCCACCACCCGGCTGTGTCTGTGTGCCATGGAACATTTGTTTTTCCACATCCGGCCCCATGCCTCCATTTTTCAGACCTCAGGGGCGGATATCGGCACGGGTTCCGGGGTCCTGGCCATTGCCCTGTGCCTGGCCGGGGTATCCGGATGTCTGGCCTATGATATTGACCCCAATGCCGTGAGTGAAGCCAAAAAAAACATTGACCTGAACGATCTTTCTGGCAGAATACCCGTATTAAAACATCCCATGCCGGAAACCGGTCCCGGGCTGGGAATTGTCTGCGCCAATCTGAGAACCCCGACTCTGGAAACCCTGGCACCGCTTTTCCGGAAGCGTCTGAACCCCGGCGGTTTTCTCATTTTTTCAGGCATCCGGACATGGGAAGCGGACGCGTTAAAGACCTGTTTTACAAAATACGGGTTGACCCCTGTCTGGGAAAAAACAGATAAAAACTGGGCCGGACTGATTTTTGCCGATCAATGAGATCCCCATGAGTCGATTGCTTAAATATCTGGTCTTTTTTCTGGCGCTGTTGGGCCTTGTCATGCCGGTAGCAGGGGATGTGTTCACCTGGATCGATTCAGACGGGGTCCGGCATTTTTCCAATGTTTCCCCGCCGGGAAATGCCGACCATGCAAAGGTGCTTGAATCAGAAACCCGGAACCAGGTCTCATCCGAGCGGCAGTTCAAGGTAGTCAAGGTGTATGATGGCGATTCTTTGCTGGTCAAAGGCCTGGATCTGACCCTTAAAATACGCATGGTGGGCATTGACGCACCGGAAACCGGAGGCAGCAGAAAACCGGGCCAGCCTTACAGCAGAAAAGCACACCAGTACCTGGGCCGCCGGATCCATGACCGGTCGGTGACATTGAAAACCTATGGTCTGGGCGGTTATAACCGGATTCTGGCGGAAGTGTTCATCAATGACATCAACATGAATCTGGAAATGGTGAAAACGGGGCTGGCAGAAGTGTATCAGGGAAGTATGCCCAAAACATTCGATGCCGCCCCTTATCTGGCAGCCCAGGATCAGGCCAGAAAACGCCGGATCGGCATGTGGGTCCAGGGCAGCCAATATAAAAGTCCCCGGCAGTGGCGAAAGGAAAACCCCAGAAACTGAGCGGCCTTAAAAAGGAATATCCTCATCCTGCATCGGCGGCTGGCCCCCACCCGGACGGGTCGATCCCTGAAAGTTCTGCTGGCTGGGTGCTGCCCCCCCCTGCTGCGGGTATCCGCCACGGGACGGCTCTTTTTGATATCCGCCCGAAGACTGATCATTGCCCTGATTGTCGGACCGGCCGCCCAGAAACTGAAAATTGCTGGTCACCACTTCCGTGATGTAGTGGGTCTGGCCGTCTTTTTCATAATTCCGGGTCTGAAGCCGGCCCTCAATGTACACCTGGCTGCCTTTGGACAGATACTTCTCCAGAATTTCAGCTGGTTTGCCAAATGCCACCACCCGGTGCCACTCGGTCTTTTCCTGTTTTTCTCCGGTATTTTTATCCGTCCATTGTTCGCTGGTGGCAATTGAAAAATTCACCACTGCCAACCCCTGCTGGGAATACCGGATTTCCGGGTCCCGGCCCAGGTTTCCGATGAGCATCACTTTGTTCAAACCCGCCATTGTTGACTCCTTTTTTCAGCGTTAATATTGATCCGGTAATATGCACACAACATGGCTGAATTGTCAATTCTTAGTTCGGAATCACGCCTTGAGGCAATAATGCGACTTTATACAAAAATATCGCAGCACTGCAACCTGTCTGTGCCGGGCCCCCGTGTGCCCGCATCCGTCGGTGCCCCGAAACATAAGGGTTTCAGGTGATTTTCTTTTTTATACCACATGGTACGAACCTTGCTTTTCAGTCTTTAGTGATAACCAAACCGACTTTAAAAAGGTCATGACATATCAAATATCGCTCAACCAAAAGGAAACCCAACATGGCAACACCTACTAAAAACAAGGGTCAAATTGCCGGCCAGATGCCGGGTCCGGACCCGGATGAACAAGCCAGACAGTCTTTGACAAGAATCAAACAAAAATTTATTATTATGAGCGGCAAAGGCGGGGTGGGAAAAACCAGCGTGTCTGTCAACCTGGCCATTGCCCTGGCCGGTATGGGCCATCAGGTGGGATTGCTGGATGTGGATCTGCATGGTCCGGATATCCCGCACATGCTGGGAATATCCGGCATGTTAAAAGCGGATGATACCCAGAAAATGGTCCCTATTGCCTATTCAGATCACCTGAAAATCATTTCCATGGAATCTTTGATGCCCAACAGGGATGAAGCTGTGATCTGGCGGGGTCCGGTCAAACACGGCGCCATCCGTCAATTCATCGGAGATGTCAGCTGGGGGGATCTGGATTACCTGATCATCGACTGTCCTCCGGGTACGGGGGACGAACCATTGACCGTGGCCCAGCTGATCCCGGACGCCAAAGCCGTGATCGTGACCACGCCCCAGGAAGTGGCGTTGGCGGATATCCGGAAATCCATCAGTTTCTGTAAAAATGTCCGGATGGAGATTTTCGGCATCATTGAAAACATGAGCGGATTCACCTGCCCCCACTGCCACAAGGTTGTGGAGCTTTTCGGCGAAGGCGGGGGTGAAAAAACAGCCCGGAACTATGACATCCCTTTCTTAGGCAAAATTGCCTTTGATCCGGAAATGGTCAGATGCAGCGACAATGGGATGGCATTTCAGCAGCAATTCACCCAATCCCCCATTACAGCGGCATTTAAAAAAATTGCCGAAAAAATGGCGGTGTGACACCAAACTTTGAATCAATCATACAACAGCGTTTACAGGAGGAAAAATGAAAATAGCAGTCAGTGCCTCGGGTCAGGATCTTGATGCCCAGATCGATCAACGGTTCGGCCGGTGCGACTATTTTTTGATTATCGATACCGATACCATGGAAACTCAAGGGTTTCCCAATGATCACAATTCCCAGACCAGCGGGGCCGGCGTTCAGGCGGCCGGGTTTGTGATTGACAAAGGTGCTGCGGCGGTGTTAACCGGCAGTTGCGGTCCCAAAGCCATGGATGTGTTTAACGCCCAGAATATCCCCGTGTATACGGGTCATGCCGGCAACGTCCGCCAGGCAGTGGAAGCTTTTAAAAAAGCGCCTTCAGGCACATCCGGAGCGCCGGCCACAGGCCAGGGCCAGGGTACGCCCGGCAGCGGGAGAGGCATGGGCGGCGGCGGCAGAGGTATGGGCGGTGGTGGTCGCGGCAGAGGCGTTGCCGGCGGCGGTCGCGGCATGGGAGGCGGCGGCGGCCAGGGCATGGGCGGCGGTCGCGGTATGGGCGGCGGTTGCGGCAGAAAAAACTGCTGAATTCAAATGTCGGTTGCCATAATCTCATCAATGGCGGTATCAAGATGGTCGCAGGAAATCAGATGGACCTTGATCCCGCCATTGGCCAGCACATAGCCCGGCCCTTTGCGGGAGACATCTTCTTTCATGCCCACATGATCGACACCGGCGTTTATCAGCCATTCCGCCACCCGGATCCCTTTGGCGGTTTCAGTGGCCGTATATGGATTTTTCATTAAATTTTTTTTCTGAACGGCCTGATCCCTGCGCTGAACCTGAACCACCGCAAACAATGGGGCTTCACCAAAATGGGCACTGATCCGGCCGTTTTCATCTGCCAGAGGCACGGCAATCCGGACCCGGGTTCTTTTCTGAGGTTCATATAAAATGGTGATTTTTTCTATATGCGGGATCTGTTCCCGAATTTTTGCTTCCAGATGCTCACTGACCTGATGGGCTTTTTCAAGATCCTGTGTTCTGACTGTCACTTGTGCGTGGATAAACTGAAACCGGCCGGCATTCCGGCCGGACAGATCAACGATCCGGTCCACCAGTGGATCTTTTTTAATAATTTCCTGAATCCGGTCCAGGGTGGCAAAATCAATGGACGCATCCAGCAGCACCCGCATGCCGTCAGACAAAAGATCCCACCCGGCCCGGACAATGAACACCAGAATCAGACAAGCCCCCATCTGATCGATGGATATCCCCCAGACCTGCCACTCCACCCCCAGATATCCCATAAATGCAGCAATCAGAACCACGATGGACGACAGCACATCCACCTGGCGGTGCCGGCCTTCGGCAATCAATGTGGGGGAATGGGTCCTTTGGCCGACACGAATGGCATACCGCCCGAAAAAAAAGATCATCAGCGTGGCCGCCAGCAGCAGCCAGATATAGGGCAGCGGTATCCGGGGAGGTGCCTGGGAACCTGAAAAAATCTGACCGACAATTTCATACCCGGCAATGAAAATAAATATGGCAATGAGAACGGATGCCACATTTTCCAGCTTATACAATCCCAGGGGAAATGCTTTTGTTTTTTTGGTGGACAGTTTGACTCCGCCGTAAATCACGAACGATGCAATGGCATCCGTCCCGGAATCAATGGCACTGGCCATGATGGCCAGACTGCCGGATGACACGGCAAGAAACCCTTTCATGACCGCTAAAAACAGGTTCAGTAAAAAAGCAAATCCCGCCACCCGGTATACCTGGGCGGTTTCATCATAAACATCCGTATGAGAAGCGGTTGGATTCATCATATGGAAATCAGTCCCAACGCGATAAATGCGATTCCCACTCCCATCCACTGACGGCGCCGCAGTTTTTCTCTGAGAAACAGCCAGGCCAGCAGGACTGTGGCAGCCGGATAAAGCGATGACAGCACGGCGGACACATCCAGGCGGCCCAGGTGGGCGGCCGTGGAAAACAAAAGATTGCCCAGGGCATCCAGGACCCCGCTCATGACAATGAAAAGCCACTGCCCCGCCTTGGGAGTGCCTGTTTTTCCCACCACCATCACCACGGTGAATAAAAAGGCAACCGATGCCACCCGGGCCCAGACCAAAGACCAGAAAATAGCCAGGTCATTGGCTTTATCGATAAAAATGAAAAACAGGCCAAAACCGACACCTGCGATACAGGACAGCAACAGCTCCCGGCCGGTCATGCGGAACCCGGTATCTGCCGAAGACAACAGCCACACGGCAATGCCGAAACACACAAACCCGGCAAACCGGGTCATGGAGGGCAGGCCGGCATAAACTGCCGTATATCCGATGGGCACCAGAGCCGTGAGTACGGCTGACAACGGCGCCACAATGCCCATGCGCCCCGTGGACAACCCCCGGTACAGCGCAATCAGCCCGATGTTGCCGAAAACCCCGGCAAATGCCCCATACATCAGGTGCCGGACCGGGGGCATGGCTTCCCCGGAAAAAACAGCCATCCCCAGCAGGAACAGGCCCCCGATTAACTGGGAAACCAGCACCACCTTCAGCACATTGCCTTTGCGGGACGCCATCCCGCCGCTGAAATCCCCGGCTCCCCAGGCGGCGGCACTGCCGATGCCGCAGGCAACAGCCAGTGTTTCCGTGCTAATCATCCATCAAATATCCACCGGTCAATCCCATGATAATCCAGGATATAATACCCATTTAAAGTTTCCTTATGATATTTTATTAACCATTTGATTCCGCCTGACACACCAGCCAGTCAGCATCACACAACCAAATTGAACTTATACGCACTTTGAACCGGTTTTTCAATTCCAAAGGACGATAACTTATGTCTGCCATGGGCCGGATTTTGATCCTGCGCTGCTTATTGAGCAGCGTTTTCCAGCCGCCAGATCTCCCCTGCGTCAATGGCCACATACAGTGCGCCCTTTGGCCCCAGGACCAGAGATCGAATCCGCTCTGTGGGCAGGCCGGCGACCACAGCGGTTCCGACCGTCATGCCTTCCGCGTCCATCTCCAATAGCTCAATACGTTTCCCGCGCAGAAATCCCACTGCCAACCGGTTCTCCCAGCCCTTCCAAAGAGATCCTTTCAAAAAGACGCACGGGCTCATCCCCTCGGAAACACCCCGGTTGTTCCATGATGGTTTGAGTGCGTCCGGGAACCGGTCCAGGTCGGTCATGGATGTTGGTGTGCCCTCGGAATTATTGGACATATACCCGCAATAATCCGCCGGACAGGACACCCCTTTTCCCGGCGCCGGATCCCAGCCGCCGTTGCCGCCCGGTGCCAGGGGGGTTACCTCATCGTCATGGCCGGGGCCGTGTTCACTGGCAAAGGCCCGGCCCGTGGCAGGATGAAAGTCAATGCCCTGCACATTGCGGTGGCCATACGTGTAGATGCGCGGATCACCGCCGGCCGGGGCCCGGTTCCCGGACGCCGGGTTGCCGTCACCATCGATGCGCAGGATCTTGCCCCCCAGGCGGGAAAGGTCCTGGGGCAACGGCCCGTCATGGTTGTCGCCCGTGGTGACGTAAAGAGTGCCATCAAACGGGCTGAACCGGATGCGGCCGCCGCTGTGGGCGCCGGCACCGCCCCACCGGTTCAATGACTGCTTGAATGAGATGTCGGTGACAATGTCCCTGCGGTCGGAAACACCCGCGTAATCTTTGTCAACCCTGAGTCGTACCACCCGGTTGGTCTTAGTCCCGCCGGCATTTGAAGCCATGTACACGTACACCAGGCGGTTTTCATCAAACGCCGGATCCAGGGCCACCCCCAGCATCCCGCTTTGTCCCTGGCAGAAAAAATCCTGGGCCGGCAGCGCTGCACCGGCAGTTCCAAACAACCGCCGGACCGTCCCATCCAAAGTGCGCACAGACAGCCCCCGGCATTTTTCCGTAAACAGCATGGTCCCGTCCGGGGCAAATGCCAGATCCCAGGGATCACTGAGTCCGGACATCACCACCGTGCGGGTTAGCTGAAGATCACTGGCTTCCGCCCGCGTTGACCGGTCGCAGCCCCAATGGGCCAGAACAGCTGCAAGCAGAGCCGCTAAAATCGTGAACAGTGCTCTTGTTGATTTGCGTGTCATGGTATTTCTCCTGAATCGTTTATCTCCTGAATCATATGCCATAAAAAGTAAGATAGAACGTTTGACATTTACATATGAGCATGTTCTTATCTATGCGGTGTATCATGGAAACAAAAATAAAAAAAGATATGTTCAGAAACTGGTTTGACCGGTATGTGGCAGGGTTCACAGCCGGAGAAAACACCGCCTTGGATGTGGTGACAAACATCCGGCTGAAAAAAGATCATTCAGACCGGGTGGTTCAGGAAATTCTGTGGATGGCGGATCAACTGGGCCTGGATAACGAATCCCGGGACCTGGCTGCCGTCATGGCCCTGTTTCACGATATCGGCCGGTTTGCACAGTATGCCCGGTACCGCACCTTTGTGGACCACAGATCAGAAAACCATGCCGAGCTGGGGGTAAAAATTCTGCAGCAACACCAGGTGCTGGACTGCCTGCCCGCAGATCAGGCAGACCTGATCTGCCGGGTGATCTCTTATCACAACCGGGCCGCACTGCCGGATGATGACACCGAAGAATGCCTGTTTTATGCAAGGCTGCTGCGGGATGCGGACAAACTGGATATCTGGCGGGTGCTCATCGACCATTACCAGCACCGGAACCAGGAGGACAACCCGGCCGTTGAACTGGGCCTGGCCGATACTTCCGACATCTCAGATCAGGTGTACGACCGTGTGGTAAATAAAGACATCGTAAATGCCCGCCATGTAAAGAACCTGAATGATTTCAAGCTGCTCCAGATCGGGTGGGTGTTTGACATCAATTTTACACCGGCCCTGCAGCAGGTCAAAGACCGAGGCTACATCGACGCCATCTGCCGAACCCTGCCGCCCTCTGACAGACGGACACGGATCAAACAGGTTGTGGCGGACTGGTTGGACAAAAAACTGCGATCATAACACCCCGGGGAAATCGCTTTTCTGTACATTTTCACCCCTTTTCTAACCCCAGACAATGTCACGATACAGATCCGGATCCGTATCTCCCTCCGTTGAAAACAGCAATACGCTGGAATCGCTGTTCAGGCAGATATCCTTTCTTATTTTCATGTTCTGTCTGGCAGTCATTATTTCAAACAATGCGCCGAGTGTCACAGCACCGGATTCTCCGGAAATGACAGGTTGATCTGTTGCCAAAGGATTGCCCAGCACCTTCATCCCTTTCCGGGCGATTTCATCCGCGCACATCAAAAAGGCATGGGCACCTGATTTCAGTATCTCCCAGCCCATCAGACTGGGCTCCCCGCATGACAGTCCTGCCATGATAGTGGCCAAATCACCCTTGATCCTGACCCGTTCCCCATTTTTAATGGATTCAAACAGACACGGGGCGCCTTCAGGTTCCACCACAATAAATGTCGGTGCATCCCCGCCGGCCAGGCTGACAAGGGTTCCAACCATGGCAGCGGCAAACGATCCCACACCGGCCTGTACAAAGACATGGGTCGGAAGATGCTTTTTTCCCGGGCCGATGGATTCGGTTATCAGTGTTGAATAGCCCTGCATGATATGGCGCGGAACTGTTTCGTACCCTTCCCAGGAGGTGTCCTGGAGCAGTGTCCAGCCGTTTTCCTGTGCTTTGCGGCTGGCATGCATTACGCTGTCATCAAAATTCATGCCCGTGATCGATGCCTGGGCCCCATAATGTCGGATGGCTTCCAATCTGATCAATGAAGACCCTTTGGGCAGATACACCACGGCTTTGCAGCCGAACTGTTTCGCAGCCCAGGCAACGGCCCTTCCATGATTGCCGTCCGTGGCCGTCACAAAAGTGATGTGATCATAGGCGGATTTGCGGGCAATGATATTATGGTAGGTTAATTCATCATCATCTAATCCGATCACGTCACCCAGGCATTTTGCCATGGCATAACTGGCCCCCAGGACTTTGAACGCCTTTAAATCAAAGCGATGGTTTTCATCTTTGATCCACAGCTGGTTTATTCCCAGATAACCGGCCAGGCCCGGCAGCCGGACCAGCGGGGTGGGCCTGTAACCCGGCAGGCTGCGATGAAAATCATGGACATGCCGGACGGTTTCTTTGTTTGCAAAATCAAACAAGGCTGTGTCAGGTGCTTGGGACAGGTCATTGACCTGACAGGAAATCAACTTTTTATTCATGGCTGTCATGCCCGTACAATTTAAACGCTCCCCTGGGAAACAGGCAGACCGGGCAGGTCTCAGGCGGTTCTTCTCCGTAATGGACATGCCCGCACATGGAACAGCGCCAGATCCCGGCATCTTTTTCAAGCGGTTTATCTTTTGATACGGGGAATTCAGACAAATCCGGCATGACCGGCTCATAGGTGTTCAATGCATGGCCTGCCAGGATCATTCGCTGGATTTCGCTGGTGCCTTCGTAAATCCGGTAAAGCCTTATATCCCGCATCAGTTTTTCCACAGGAAACATTTGGGTATATCCAAACCCGCCCAGTATCTGGAGGGCTTCGTCCACCACCTCCCAGGCTGCTTCTGTGGCATACATTTTTGCAACGGATGCAGAGATGGTGGGGTCAGGCAGATTGTCCGCTTCCCAGGCGCCCTTGTGAACAAGCAGCCTTGCGGTCTCGATCTTCTGAAACATCTCGGCAATCTTGAACTGAAGGGATTGAAAATTGACGATTGGGGTGCCGAAGGCCTTGCGCTTTTTGACATATGAGATGGCAAATTCCATGGCGGATCTGGCCGCGCCCACGGCAAAGGCCCCGATCATGGGCCGGGTCCGGGAAAAGGTTTTCATGGCCAGCATAAATCCCTTTCCAGGTTCTGCAATGACATTTTCAGCCGGCACCCGGACATTGTGAAAGGACAATCCAGCCGTGTTGGAGCAGCGCTGCCCCATTTTCGGGATGGGTTTTCCCACGGCCACCCCTTCCCATTCTTTTTCAACGACAAACGCACAGATCCCGTCATGCTTTTTGTCTGGATCCACCGTGGCAAAAATGGTCATGTAGTCGGCAATGCCCCCATTGGTGATCCAGAACTTGGTGCCGTTCAGAATATAATCATCGCCTTCTTTTTTCGCCCGGCACCGGATACCGGAAACATCAGAGCCCATGAACGCCTCAGAAGTAGCAAAACAGATCAGTTTGAAATTTTTGGCAATATCCGTGAGATATTTCTGTTTCGCCGTTTCATTGTCCGACAGGATAATGGGCTCCATGCCCAGGGAATTGTCAAAAATGGAGGTGGCGATCCCAGGGCAGGCCGCGGAGATCTCCTCGGTGATCAACGCCCCTTCCAAAAGGCCATATCCCTTGCCGCCATAGGCTTTTGGGATGTCCGAATTCATCACCCCGGCATGAAAGGCTTTTTCAAGCACATCCATGGGGGTCTGGTCTTTTTCATCATACTGCCAGGCCTTTGGCAGCACTTCTTTGAGGGCAAACCGCCTGGCATTGCTGCGTATCTCTTTCTGGGTGTCGGATAATTGAAAATTGAGCATGCTGTCTCCTTTTTGGTTTGTTGAAAACCGGACTGTATTTCCATATCATTTTTCAGATATCAAGCCAACAAAATGGTTTGTCCGGATAACCAAAATATTCACAATGTCCTGAACAGATAAAAGTCTTGCATTTTATTTAAAAAAACGACATGATACAGTTCATTTTTTCAACCACAGGATACTTTTCCTGTGGTTTTTTTTATTGAATACCTAAGGAAGCGAATATACATTATGATCTGTGCAAACAATATCGCCCTGGCTTATGGCAAACAGGTGCTGTTCAAAGATGTAAACATCATGTTCAAACCCGGAAACTGTTACGGGCTTATCGGGGCCAACGGGGCGGGAAAATCCACTTTTTTAAAAATTCTGGCCAGAGAGATTGAACCGGATGCCGGCGACATCAGTGTGGGCCCCAAAGAAAGAATTGCCGTGTTACGACAGGATCACTTTGCCTTTGACACCCACGGGGTGCTGGATACGGTCATCATGGGGCACAAAAAACTGTATGCAGTCATGGCTGAACGCGAAGCCTTGTATGCAAAGCCTGATTTTTCAAATGAAGACGGTCTGAGATCCGGAGAGCTGGAAATTGAATTTGAGGAAATGAACGGATATGATGCAGAGTCTGAAGCAGCGGTCCTGCTCAAAA
Above is a window of Desulfotignum balticum DSM 7044 DNA encoding:
- a CDS encoding acyl-CoA dehydrogenase family protein, coding for MLNFQLSDTQKEIRSNARRFALKEVLPKAWQYDEKDQTPMDVLEKAFHAGVMNSDIPKAYGGKGYGLLEGALITEEISAACPGIATSIFDNSLGMEPIILSDNETAKQKYLTDIAKNFKLICFATSEAFMGSDVSGIRCRAKKEGDDYILNGTKFWITNGGIADYMTIFATVDPDKKHDGICAFVVEKEWEGVAVGKPIPKMGQRCSNTAGLSFHNVRVPAENVIAEPGKGFMLAMKTFSRTRPMIGAFAVGAARSAMEFAISYVKKRKAFGTPIVNFQSLQFKIAEMFQKIETARLLVHKGAWEADNLPDPTISASVAKMYATEAAWEVVDEALQILGGFGYTQMFPVEKLMRDIRLYRIYEGTSEIQRMILAGHALNTYEPVMPDLSEFPVSKDKPLEKDAGIWRCSMCGHVHYGEEPPETCPVCLFPRGAFKLYGHDSHE